A window of Gadus chalcogrammus isolate NIFS_2021 chromosome 16, NIFS_Gcha_1.0, whole genome shotgun sequence contains these coding sequences:
- the LOC130406122 gene encoding uncharacterized protein LOC130406122, with protein MFVTGYIHTIMALLSEKNRPTRINLEQTGNGIGLNAIQTFCLIRNMPLIFGDVVQEGNAHWRLLLLLLQIMNIVFSPVVTDGMTVCLKHLIVEHHQLFKQLYPHRKLIPKHHFMTHYPRSIRKIGPILHVWTMRYEAKHRFFKNTIKNFKNITKSLAKKHQMSIAFHWESTPFKSIDCGPVKTVKLNAIENGEIIAEELQVDLDCEVDVTSWITCFGTEYRPGLLVCSNIEDLPVFSLIREIFLLNGDYFLLAEDFETLCFAEHFHSFNVRQGNDKNISVLKVDELCLFKPFDLQTTYGLDRDDKYVVPVHVLL; from the coding sequence ATGTTTGTAACCGGATATATTCATACAATTATGGCTTTGTTGAGCGAAAAAAACCGACCAACCAGAATCAACTTGGAGCAGACTGGAAACGGCATTGGTCTTAATGCCATTCAGACATTTTGCTTGATCCGGAATATGCCCTTGATATTTGGAGATGTTGTACAAGAAGGAAATGCACACTGGAGACTCTTGCTGCTTCTGTTGCAAATTATGAACATCGTATTTTCTCCAGTCGTTACTGATGGCATGACTGTATGTCTGAAGCATCTCATTGTTGAACATCATCAACTTTTCAAACAGCTTTATCCACATCGCAAACTGATTCCTAAACATCATTTCATGACTCATTATCCCAGGTCCATTCGAAAAATAGGGCCAATTCTTCATGTTTGGACAATGCGATATGAAGCCAAGCATAGGTTCTTCAAGAACACAATCAAAAATTTCAAAAATATAACAAAGTCGTTGGCTAAAAAGCATCAGATGTCTATAGCATTTCATTGGGAATCAACACCTTTCAAAAGTATTGACTGTGGGCCAGTGAAAACCGTTAAGCTCAATGCCATAGAAAATGGTGAGATAATTGCTGAAGAACTACAGGTTGACTTGGACTGTGAAGTTGATGTGACATCTTGGATCACTTGTTTTGGGACAGAATATCGCCCAGGCCTTCTGGTTTGCTCAAACATAGAGGATTTGCCAGTGTTTAGCCTGATAAGAGAAATTTTTTTACTTAATGGAGACTATTTTCTTCTAGCAGAGGACTTTGAAACACTTTGTTTTGCAGAACATTTTCATTCTTTTAATGTGAGACAGGgaaatgacaaaaatatttCAGTTCTAAAAGTTGATGAGTTGTGCTTGTTTAAGCCATTTGATTTGCAAACAACTTATGGGTTGGACAGAGATGACAAGTATGtggtgcctgtgcatgtgttgcTGTAA